In the genome of Gemmatimonadaceae bacterium, one region contains:
- a CDS encoding NYN domain-containing protein, with protein sequence MAAQSFGAPPFVHAPNAALLIDFDNVTMGIRSDLGHELRNLLSSDIIKGKVAVQRAYADWRRYPQYIVPLTEASIDLIFAPAYGSSKKNATDIRLAIDALELVFTRSEIGTFILLSGDSDFSSLVVKLKEYGKYVIGVGIRESSSDLLVMNCDEYYSYNALAGLVKSGEDEHVSRDPWELVVEAVSRMKRNGDVMRADRLKQVMQDIDNSFDEKNLGMAKFSRFVTEAAQRGLLKLTKLENGQMEVDAAGEGAAAAAPAAPRASAPNGLTEERANGTEETARRGRRGRGRGRDRNRGAPAPAAARDAHLAPPMAEPVAAPPTAEMTGERLTREEALDLVQRAVAQVGATSAEPVPASVVRRAARELLGRDSESLNERFFHRILRDAHDAERIDLRLHGEDYEVAPAAARAAAAAPAAPAADAATDASQAQRSVANAASLRRGMRHRGLRTSRAGELPPDLFSVGVVGLTPAEPEAAPEPAAEAVPEAGTEAVADTAPARRPRGRRAGKSGARTRGKTATAAAAPAQTEAPAKPRRSGGGRARKKTAEPTAPPAGGEG encoded by the coding sequence ATGGCGGCGCAGTCGTTCGGCGCGCCGCCGTTCGTGCATGCGCCCAATGCCGCGCTCCTCATCGATTTCGACAACGTCACGATGGGGATCCGTTCCGACCTGGGACACGAACTTCGTAATCTGCTCTCGTCGGACATCATCAAAGGCAAAGTCGCGGTGCAGCGCGCGTACGCCGACTGGCGGCGCTATCCGCAGTACATCGTGCCGCTGACCGAAGCGTCGATCGACCTCATTTTCGCGCCGGCGTACGGCTCCTCCAAGAAGAACGCGACCGACATTCGGTTGGCGATCGATGCGCTGGAGCTCGTGTTCACGCGCTCGGAGATCGGCACATTCATCTTGCTGTCGGGCGACTCCGATTTCTCGAGTCTCGTCGTCAAGCTCAAGGAGTACGGGAAGTACGTGATCGGCGTCGGCATTCGCGAATCGTCGAGCGATTTGCTCGTCATGAATTGCGACGAGTACTACAGCTACAACGCGCTTGCCGGCTTGGTGAAGTCCGGCGAGGACGAACACGTTTCGCGCGATCCGTGGGAATTGGTGGTGGAAGCGGTGTCCCGCATGAAGCGGAACGGCGATGTGATGCGCGCCGACCGCCTGAAGCAGGTGATGCAGGACATCGACAATTCGTTCGACGAGAAGAACCTCGGTATGGCGAAGTTCTCGCGGTTCGTCACCGAGGCGGCCCAGCGCGGGCTGCTCAAGCTGACGAAGCTCGAGAATGGGCAGATGGAGGTGGACGCGGCGGGCGAGGGTGCGGCCGCGGCGGCGCCTGCGGCGCCGCGCGCGTCCGCGCCTAACGGACTAACGGAGGAGCGCGCGAACGGCACCGAGGAGACGGCGCGCCGCGGCCGCCGCGGCCGCGGTCGCGGACGCGACCGCAACCGCGGCGCCCCGGCGCCCGCAGCGGCGCGCGACGCCCACCTCGCGCCGCCCATGGCCGAGCCCGTCGCCGCTCCGCCCACGGCCGAGATGACGGGCGAGCGCCTCACCCGCGAGGAAGCCCTCGACCTGGTCCAGCGCGCCGTCGCCCAGGTCGGCGCCACGTCCGCCGAACCCGTGCCCGCGTCCGTCGTTAGGCGTGCGGCCCGCGAGCTCCTCGGCCGCGACTCGGAGTCGCTCAACGAGCGGTTCTTCCACCGCATCCTGCGCGATGCGCACGATGCGGAACGGATCGACCTCCGCCTCCACGGCGAGGACTACGAGGTGGCGCCCGCCGCGGCCCGCGCGGCTGCCGCCGCGCCGGCCGCGCCGGCCGCCGATGCAGCAACCGACGCGAGCCAGGCCCAACGGAGCGTCGCCAACGCCGCATCCCTGCGCCGCGGCATGCGCCACCGCGGACTTCGCACCAGCCGCGCCGGCGAGCTGCCGCCGGATCTCTTCTCGGTCGGCGTCGTTGGCCTAACGCCAGCCGAACCGGAAGCCGCGCCCGAGCCGGCCGCCGAGGCCGTTCCGGAGGCCGGCACAGAGGCCGTCGCCGACACCGCGCCGGCGCGGCGCCCGCGCGGCCGTCGCGCCGGCAAATCCGGCGCCCGCACACGCGGCAAGACAGCCACCGCTGCCGCCGCCCCCGCCCAGACCGAGGCGCCCGCCAAACCGCGCCGATCCGGCGGCGGACGGGCCCGAAAGAAAACGGCCGAGCCGACAGCCCCGCCCGCCGGAGGCGAGGGATGA
- a CDS encoding DNA-3-methyladenine glycosylase produces the protein MTENAARTARRSRIAALGRPLPRSFYDRDTELVARGLLGAVLRSVTPDGITAGRIVETEAYLGEHDGACHAAAGLTQRTRWLYGPPGIAYVYFIYGVHWCFNAVTRREGLPSAVLVRALEPVDGLELMRRRRGAAMADRDLTNGPGKLCAALAITGAASGARLDRPPLSILRGKPVPDANVAVSPRIGISRAADWPLRWYIKDNPFVSRAPSPRPRHPRRAHAR, from the coding sequence ATGACCGAGAACGCCGCGCGCACCGCGCGGCGTTCTCGCATCGCGGCGCTCGGGCGCCCGTTGCCGCGGTCGTTCTACGACCGCGACACGGAGCTCGTCGCCCGCGGTTTGTTAGGCGCCGTGCTGCGCTCCGTCACCCCGGATGGCATCACCGCCGGCCGCATCGTGGAGACCGAAGCCTACCTCGGCGAGCACGACGGCGCGTGCCACGCCGCCGCAGGCCTAACGCAACGCACCCGGTGGCTCTACGGCCCGCCCGGCATCGCGTACGTCTACTTCATCTACGGCGTCCACTGGTGCTTCAACGCGGTCACACGGCGCGAAGGCTTGCCGAGCGCCGTGCTCGTCCGAGCGCTCGAACCGGTCGATGGACTCGAGCTCATGCGCCGCCGCCGCGGTGCCGCGATGGCCGATCGCGACCTGACCAACGGACCGGGCAAGTTGTGCGCGGCGCTCGCGATCACCGGCGCCGCCAGCGGTGCTCGCCTCGACCGTCCGCCGCTCTCGATTCTGCGCGGAAAGCCGGTGCCCGATGCGAACGTCGCCGTGTCACCGCGCATCGGCATCAGCCGCGCCGCCGACTGGCCGCTCCGCTGGTACATCAAGGACAACCCGTTCGTCTCGCGCGCACCGAGCCCCAGGCCGCGCCACCCGCGGCGTGCGCATGCGCGCTGA